The nucleotide sequence TCAAGCTTTTCTATCTTGTCCTTGCTCATCGGGCGTATGCCATCTAATCTATATGGTATACCCATCTCCCTATATTTATTTACTCCAAGCACATGATAGGGAAGAAGTTCAACCTTCTTTACATTATTAAACCCCTTTATCATTTTCCTTAGTTTTTCTATATGCTCCTTGCTATCCGTAATCCCTGGTACAACCACATGCCTAATCCATATAGCCTTGTCCAGATTGTTTAAAGCATCTACAAAATTCCAAAAATCCCTGAAGCCTCTACCTGTAAGCCTCTCATATCCTTCGTCATTTACATGCTTTATATCCAATAGCACCAAATCTGTATATCTTAGTACTTCCTCATATTGTCCATTGCCAAATCCCGCTGTATCGATGGCAGTATTAATACCATTCTCCTTGCACAATTTTAAAAATTCAACCAGGAATTCAGGCTGAAGAAGGGGCTCACCGCCCGAGCAGGTAATACCTCCTCCTGACCTTTCAAAATATGGTTTAAAGCGCAATACCTTTTTTAACAGTTCTTCTGCCGTAAATTCCCTCCCGCCATCTCTGCTCCATGTATCAGGGTTATGGCAATATGCACATCTTAGTCTACAACCTTGAAAAAATACTACAGATCTGATGCCAGGACCATCTGTAAGACCCATAGTTTCTATAGAATGAATTTTTCCAGTCATAATAATGCCTCCCCATGGGTTACATATTCTCATGGAATGTTCTTTTTATAACCTCAAGCTGCTGTTCCCTTGTAAGTCTGTTAAAGTTTACAGCATATCCTGAAACTCTAATTGTCAGTGTAGGATATTTCTCCGGATTATTCATTGCATCAATAAGCATTTCCCTATCCATTACATTCACGTTCAAATGATGGGCTCCTTGAGAAAAGTATCCATCCAATATGGCACATAGATTATCTTCCCTATTGATCTCATCCTTGCCTAACGCATCTGGTACAATTGAAAATGTATTTGAAATACCATCTTCACATACATTACAATAAGGCAGCTTAGCTACGGAGTTTAAGGATGCAAGTGCACCACTCTCATCCCTGCCATGCATTGGATTGGCACCAGGTGCAAATGGTTCTCCCGCCTTCCTACCATCTGGCGTTGAGCCTGTCTTTTTACCATATACTACATTGGATGTAATGGTCAGAACAGATAGAGTATGCTTAGCACCTCTGTATGTCCCATGCTTTCTAAGCTCAGCTATAAATCGCTTTAATATTTCAACTGCTATATCATCTACCCTGTCATCATCATTACCATATTTAGGGAAATCGCCCTCGATCTCAAAATCTACTGCTATCCCATTCTCCCTTACGGGCCTAACCTTTGCATATTTGATAGCACTCAGTGAATCTGCAACTACGGACAGTCCTGCCACTCCAAATGCCATAGATCTCTTAACATGTGTATCATGGAGTGCCATAAGACCAGCTTCATAAGCATATTTATCATGCATATAATGTATAACATTCATGGTATTTACATATAGTTCGGCTATATTTTCTAGGACTTTAAAATAATTTTTACATACCTTGTCATAATCCAATTCATTATCTTCTATCTTTTCAATGCCCGGTATTACCAATATTCCCCTTTTTTCATCCACGCCACCGTTTATGGCATACAACAGTGCCTTTGCCAGATTGCATCTTGCACCGAAGAATTGCATCTGCTTGCCCATCTCCATGGCCGATACACAGCAAGCAATCCCATAATCGTCACCATATATAGGCCTCATGACCTCATCATTTTCATATTGTATGGAATCACTCATTATGGACATCTTTGCACAATACTTTTTGAAGTTTTCAGGAAGCCTTTCGGACCATAATACCGTCATGTTGGGTTCAGGCCCTGGACCTAGATTATTCAATGTATGGAGAAATCTAAATGAATTTTTGGTTACAAGGGTACGCCCATCTTCTCCCATTCCTCCTATGGCCTCTGTAACCCAGTTAGGATCCCCTGCAAACAATTCGTTATATTCAGGTGTCCTAAGCTGCCTTACCAACCTGAGCTTAATTACAAACTGGTCTATCAGCTCTTGTGCCCCAACTTCAGTTATAATGCCATTTTTTATATCCCGCTGTATATATATATCTATAAAGGTGCTTGTCCTACCTAAAGACATAGCAGCTCCATTATTCTCCTTTACCCCTGCGAGATACCCAAAATATAAAAACTGCACGGCTTCCTTTGCATCCTTTGCAGGCCGTGATATATCAAAGCCGTAGGCATTAGCCATATTCTCCATTTTTACCAATGCCCTTATTTGATCAGATACCTCTTCTCTTAATCTTATCAATTCATCATCCATGAATCCTTTTAATTTCTTAAGGTCTTGCTTTTTTTGGGCTATCAAAAACTCTATACCATAGAGTGGGATCCTTCTAAAATCCCCTATTATTCTACCCCTGCCATATCCATCTGGAAGTCCAGTCAGTAATCCAACGCTTCTTGCTGTCCTCATATCTTCGGTATATGCATCAAAAACTCCCTGATTATGTGTCTTTCTATATTCATTAAATATCTTATCCTTTTCCTCATCAAGCTCATATCCATAGGCCTTCAATTCAGATTTTACCATCCTTATTCCACCGAATGGATTAATAGTCCTTTTAAGTGGTGCATCTGATTGTAAACCTACTACAACTTCATTATCCCTATCTATATAACCAGGCTTAAAGCTATCAATACCGGAAACAGTATCTGTATCAATATCTAATACGCCTTTTTTTAATTCTTCCTTAAGCAGATCATTGCAAATATCCCATACCTTCTGAGTCCGAACAGTAGGACCTTCTAGAAAACTATGATCACCATGATAAGGCTCATAATTTCTTTGGATAAAGTCCCTTACATCTATTTCATCATTCCAATTTCCTGCATTGAATCCTGTCCATTCTTTTCGCATAAAAAAACCTCCTTGACTTTTTTCGTCCAGAAGGCCAAAAATACATATGCCGTCTGGACTTATCGCCCAGGCGGTCGGCTTATCGTAAGAATCACACTCCATATGGTTAATTCCATTTCCGCCAGTCATGTGATCTTCTACAATCATAATAGCAAGCCATTAGATTTTTGTCAATAAAATTTTTATGGTATAATCATATGAGGTGATGTTATGAAAATTTTTATAGATGGAGATGGTTGCCCAGTTGTTAATCTGACCATCAAAATAGCTAAATCATATGGCATAAAGGTAATTGTAGTTAAAGATATATCCCATGAATTATGGGATGATTATGCTACTATTATAACCGTTGATCAATCTCCTGATAGTGCTGACTTCTATATTGCCAATAATATTACTAAAGGAGATATTGTAGTTACTCAGGATTATGGACTTTCTGCAATGGTCCTTGCTAAAGAGGCCCTATGTATAACCCAAAATGGACTCGTAATTTCTCCAAAAAATATAGATCAGCTCCTAGGATATAGACATTTTAATCAAGAACTCAGAAGAAAGCATAAAAAATATACAAAAATTAAAAAAAGGAGCTCCCAATCAGATATGGAGTTTAAAAAAAATCTAAGCGCTTTGATTGAGACAAAATCTAAAGCATATAATCAAAAAAATAGGTAATAAAAGATACAATTTTTATAACAAAATG is from Xylanivirga thermophila and encodes:
- the pflA gene encoding pyruvate formate-lyase-activating protein, with protein sequence MTGKIHSIETMGLTDGPGIRSVVFFQGCRLRCAYCHNPDTWSRDGGREFTAEELLKKVLRFKPYFERSGGGITCSGGEPLLQPEFLVEFLKLCKENGINTAIDTAGFGNGQYEEVLRYTDLVLLDIKHVNDEGYERLTGRGFRDFWNFVDALNNLDKAIWIRHVVVPGITDSKEHIEKLRKMIKGFNNVKKVELLPYHVLGVNKYREMGIPYRLDGIRPMSKDKIEKLEHILKVS
- the pflB gene encoding formate C-acetyltransferase, translated to MRKEWTGFNAGNWNDEIDVRDFIQRNYEPYHGDHSFLEGPTVRTQKVWDICNDLLKEELKKGVLDIDTDTVSGIDSFKPGYIDRDNEVVVGLQSDAPLKRTINPFGGIRMVKSELKAYGYELDEEKDKIFNEYRKTHNQGVFDAYTEDMRTARSVGLLTGLPDGYGRGRIIGDFRRIPLYGIEFLIAQKKQDLKKLKGFMDDELIRLREEVSDQIRALVKMENMANAYGFDISRPAKDAKEAVQFLYFGYLAGVKENNGAAMSLGRTSTFIDIYIQRDIKNGIITEVGAQELIDQFVIKLRLVRQLRTPEYNELFAGDPNWVTEAIGGMGEDGRTLVTKNSFRFLHTLNNLGPGPEPNMTVLWSERLPENFKKYCAKMSIMSDSIQYENDEVMRPIYGDDYGIACCVSAMEMGKQMQFFGARCNLAKALLYAINGGVDEKRGILVIPGIEKIEDNELDYDKVCKNYFKVLENIAELYVNTMNVIHYMHDKYAYEAGLMALHDTHVKRSMAFGVAGLSVVADSLSAIKYAKVRPVRENGIAVDFEIEGDFPKYGNDDDRVDDIAVEILKRFIAELRKHGTYRGAKHTLSVLTITSNVVYGKKTGSTPDGRKAGEPFAPGANPMHGRDESGALASLNSVAKLPYCNVCEDGISNTFSIVPDALGKDEINREDNLCAILDGYFSQGAHHLNVNVMDREMLIDAMNNPEKYPTLTIRVSGYAVNFNRLTREQQLEVIKRTFHENM
- a CDS encoding YaiI/YqxD family protein, with translation MKIFIDGDGCPVVNLTIKIAKSYGIKVIVVKDISHELWDDYATIITVDQSPDSADFYIANNITKGDIVVTQDYGLSAMVLAKEALCITQNGLVISPKNIDQLLGYRHFNQELRRKHKKYTKIKKRSSQSDMEFKKNLSALIETKSKAYNQKNR